CTGCTACAATCAACAAATAACTGCTAAGAAATAAATACGTATTAAACGGAATATCTTTAATTATAAATTGTTCCAGCGAGGCAATCCAATTGATTATTTTGTTCATATACAAAATACTCCATTCTAATATTTTTGAAAGGAAAACAGGCGTAGAATCTAATGCTGCTAAAATCATCACCAAAACCCCAAAAATCATTATGATACTCAGTAGCGGTATGATGATCAAATTAGTTACAAAGAACAATCCCGGAAATTGATGAAAGTAATACAAACTCAAAGGGAAAGTACCTATTTGTGCTGCAAAAGAAACGGTGAGAATATCCCAAATGTACCTTGCAATTTTGTTTTTTGGTATCCAAAGAGAAGCTAAAAGAGGCTGCAGCCAAATAATAAAGAACAACGCAATATAACTCAATTGAAAACCCACATCAAATAAAAACGAAGGTTGTACCAATAAAATCAGCAATATAGAAATCAATAAAGTATGGTAGATATTCACGCTTCTGCGCAAATGGGTTCCAATGGCCACAAAGGAAAACATAGTGACGGAGCGAACTACAGATGGCGCCAAACCGGCTAATATTCCAAATAAGGATAATGAAAGTAAAATGATGATTAGTTTGAGTAAAGAACCGTTTCGGGTATTGGGAAATGGCTTCAGAATGAAAGTAATAAAGAGTAAAATAAACCCGATGTGTAAACCTGAAACTGATAAAATATGTACCGCTCCCGCATATTGATAATCCCGAATGATTTCTGGAGAAATATCTTGTTGTTGCCCGAGAATTAAGGCAATTGCTACGTTTAATTCTGTTTTGTTGAAGTCATTTTTTTCTAAATTAGAGATGATTTTTGTTCGTAATTTGGAGGTATAATACCAAATATTCTTTTCAATAACAGGATTTATAGCAATCTCGTCAACATCAGCGTACAACTGTGCATAGATTTGTTTGTTCTCTAAATATTTTCCGTAATCAAATTGGTTTGGGTTTTTTGGAGCGCTATTTTTATACAAAACACCTTTGATTTGCAATTGATTTCCAATTTCAAAGGTGTGATTTAAACTGTCTTTTCGAATATTCAGGATAATTCTGCCGGATCGTTCGTGTTTATCAATGCGATTCACAAGAGCAATATAGCGTTCGTTGAATGGTGTGGTTTTTAATTTTTCTCTCAATGTTATGGTAATCAAATGATTTTTCTCAAAAATCGTTTGATGATGTACATAATTACTTTTTTGATAAAAATCGGTATGAACAATTTGGGTGCTAACACCAATCGCAAATGAAAGTAAATAGGTCGTAATACCAAAATAGATTGTTCTACTGAATTTTTTTCGCAATAAAAAGTAGGCTGTACAAAATGTACAGATAGTGATACCAAGAAAAACAAAAGCAAATTCGGGATTAGGTTTCAAGTAAAACGCTAGCAGAATGCCCAAGACAAAAACTATTGTGATTCTCGCTAAAGGAAATTGTAACACTTTCATGTTACTAAAGTACAAAATTTTAGTAAGAAATAACTTTGTTCTTTGTAGGAGGTTTTTTGTGCTACAAAAAATAAATTACTTCAAATCTGCAACAATTAACTTAGCTGTTTTCTCACTGGCGCCAATGCCGCCCAGTTTTTCTTCCAATAAGTCGTAATTAGCCAATAGTTTTTTACGGTGATTAGGCTCCAGGATTTTTTTTAATTCTTGACGAATGCGTTTTGTAGTGCAATCTTCTTGAATTAATTCGATGACCACTTCTTCATCCATAATCAGGTTTACTAATGAAATGTATTTTAGTGTAATAATGCGTTTTGCTATTTGATACGAGGCCCAACTGCCTTTATAACAAACTACTTCGGGTACTTTGAAAAGAGCGGTTTCGAGTGTTGCAGTTCCGGATGTGACTAATGCTGCAGTAGCGTTGCTTAATAAATCGTAGGTTTTATTAGAAATGAATTTTATATTTTCATTAGAAATAAAACGTTCGTAAAAGGAGAAATCTTGACTTGGAGCGCCAGCAATTACAAACTGATATTCCGGAAAATCTTTTACAACACTCAGCATAACGGATAACATTTTGGTGATTTCCTGTTTTCGGCTGCCGGGTAAAATGGCAATTATAGGTTTTTCGTTCAATTGATTTTCGCTTCTAAAAACGATTCCATCGATGGTCGGTTGGTTGTGAATGGCATCAATTAAAGGGTGCCCGACAAATGAAACGGGATAATGATGTTTGTCTTCATAAAAGCTTTTTTCGAAAGGAAGAATCACATACATTTTATCTACATCGCGTTTGATATCGGTAATTCGGCTTTCTTTCCAAGCCCAAATTTGAGGGGAAATGTAATAATGTGTTTTCATTCCCAATTCTTTCGCCCATTTTGCAATACGTAAATTAAAGCCGGGGTAATCAATAAAAACCAGAACATCAGGTTTAAATTCCAGGATGTCTTTTTTACATATTTTGATATTATTCAAAATGGTTTTTAAATTAAAAATCACTTCAATAAATCCCATGAAAGCCAATTCGCGATAATGTTTTACTAATTTGCCACCAACATTTTGCATCAAATCACCTCCCCAAAACCGAATGTCAGCTGATGGATCTTCCTTGTATAATGCCTTCATCAAATTAGATCCATGTAAATCACCGGATGCTTCACCTGCTATAATATAGTATTTCATTTTTCTTTTCTTTAGAACCTTCTGCTGCATTTAAATGTAAAAATAATTACATTTCTTATATAAACAAAGTGATAATCGTAAGTACAATAACTGCTAAAACAACGCCTCTTGCCATTAGTTCTTTATTGCGTTTGAGTAAAACAGCAAAAATAATTAAATCAAGAATGGCACCTAAAGTTATTATTTTGCCAAGATGTCCTTGTGCTTTCATTGTTTGTATTCCAGTTATAAAATCATAGTTGGTAAATCCGGTAATGAAAATAAAACTACCCAAAATACAACCCAAAATCCCGATGGTAAAACCCAATATTAAATCTGTTTTATTCATTCCATTTCCAGGTATTAAGTTGTTGCATGCTGTGATGTGCGGTTAAATCAAATTGCACTGGGACTATCGAAATATAATCATTTTCCAATGCCCATTCGTCTGTATCTTCGCCTTTATCTTGATTGACGAATTCTCCTGCAAGCCAATAATAATCTTTTCCTTGAGGTGTTTTTCTTTTGTCAAATTTCTCTACCCACATCGCTTTTGCCTGGCGGCAAACTTTTATTCCTTTGATCTCTTCTTTCTTTAGTTTAGGGAAATTTACATTCAAAAGAACGCCTTCCGGCAAGCCGTTTGTCAGGACTTCAAGACATATTTTTCTAATGAAAGATTTAATGGGTTCAAAATCGGCATTCCAATCGTAATCTAATAATGAAAAACCAATTGCTGGAATTCCTTCAATTCCTGCTTCAACAGCAGCACTCATTGTTCCGGAATAAATCACATTTATAGAGGAATTTGATCCGTGATTAATACCAGAAACACACAAGTCTGGTTTTCGTTTCAGGATTTCATTTACGGCCAGTTTGACACAATCTACTGGCGTTCCAGAGCAGCTGTATTCAGTAATAGCATCGTTTTCTTTTGAAATTTTATTCAGATACAAAGTGCTGTTTATCGTAATGGCATGTCCCATGGCACTTTGTGGTTTGTCAGGTGCTACAACTACGACGTCGCCAATTTCTGCCATAACAGCAATAAGTGCTCTGACTCCCGGAGCCGAAATCCCATCGTCATTGGTAACTAATAGTAAAGGGCGAACTTGTTTCATTATTTTTATTTTCAAAAAGATTGGTATTCTATGAATTTATTGGCAAATGTAACGACTCAAAAGAGTAATTTTCAGACAAAGAAAACAAATTTATCAACTACAAACATTAATGTTAGGACAAAAAGAACAATTTTATATCTTTAACAAAAAATTATGCAGAGCCTATAATTGTTGGCATAGTTTTTACCGTAATTTAGATTAAAAAATTGATGAATACTATTATTGACTATATGAAAAGAAATTATAAAATACTTCTGGCTGTTGTATGCCTCTCGGTAACCTTGTTTGCATTCAAAATGAATTCAGGGAATGAAAACGACGCAGATCCTGATAAAGACAAATTACTTTTGGAGTTATTGACTTTTGTTTTAGAAAAAGGACATTATAGTCCTGCGGTTATTGATGATGCTTTTTCTAAAGGAGTTTACAAAGATTTTATTCAGGCATTAGATCCTTCAAAACGATTTTTTCTACAATCGGATATTGATGAATTTGCAAAGTATGAAACCGATTTAGATGATCAATTAATCAATAAAGATTTGACTTTCTTTAATCTTGCATATGATAGATTGATGCAGAGAATGGAAGAAGGAAAATTGATTTACAAATCAGTTTTGAGCAAACCATTTGATTACACTATTGACGAAAGTTTCAATACGGATTATGAAAAAGCGCCTTATGCAAAAACTTCAGCCGAACTAAAAGATAAATGGCGTAAACAGATTAAATTATCTACACTTTCTTCATTGGTAGACCGCATGGAAATGCAAGATAATAAGAATAAAACCGGGGTTGACAAATCGGTAAAAGAACCTGTTGTACAAGTAAAAGAAGGGGAACAATTTGACCAGAGTTATTATGATAAAACTAAAAATACAGCTGTTGAAACCGGTAAAACTAAAACTTTTGTAGAATTAGAAAAAGAAACCAGAGAAAGTTCTGCTAAATCATTGGATGAGTATTTTGGTTTTATAAAAGATTTAGATCGAAATGATTGGTTTTCGGTGTATATCAATTCAATTACTGCTCGTTTTGATCCGCATACAAACTATTTAGCTCCCGAAGAAAAAGAGCGTTTTGATGTGAGTATCAGCGGAAAACTGGAAGGAATCGGGGCGCGTCTTCAAAAGAAAAATGATTATACTGAAATTTCAGAATTGATTTCCGGAGGGCCGGCTTGGAGAGGAAAACAATTAGAATCGGGTGATTTGATTATGAAAGTGGCTCAAGGCGACAAAGAACCGGTTGATGTTGTTGGAATGCGTTTAGACGATGTGGTTAAAAAAATTAAGGGACCAAAAGGTACTGAAGTTCGTCTTACTGTAAAAAAAGTAGACGGAACTATAACGGTGATTTCTATTATAAGAGACATCGTTGAAATTGAAGAAACGTATGCAAAATCAAGCATTGTTAATAAAAACGGATTAAAGTACGGCGTGATTTATTTGCCTAAATTTTATATCGATTTTGAAAATAAAGATGGAAGAGATGCCGGAAAAGACATTGCTATTGAAGTTGACAGATTGAAAAAAGCAGGTGTGAACGGAATTGTACTTGATGTTCGTGATGATGGTGGAGGATCTTTATCGACTGTGGTAGATATTGCCGGTTTATTTATTGAAGACGGACCAATTGTACAAATCAAGTCAGCCGGTAAAAATAAAGAAGTTTTATATGACAGAGATAAAAAAATCGAATGGGACGGACCGTTAGTGATAATGGTTAATAGTTTTTCTGCTTCGGCTTCAGAGATTTTAGCGGCAGCGATTCAGGATTACAAAAGAGGAATCATTATCGGAAGTAAACAAACGTATGGTAAAGGAACGGTTCAAAACGTAATTGACTTGAATCAATTTGTGCGCAGTAGTTCTGTGGGCGATTTAGGTGCTTTAAAAACTACGACTCAAAAATTTTATAGAATAAACGGTGGTTCAACACAATTAGAAGGTGTAAGCAGTGATATTGTTATGCCGGACCGTTATGCGTATTTGAAAATGGGAGAGCGTGATGTTGAAAATGCAATGCCGTGGGATAAAATTGATCAGGCCGATTATAAGGTTTGGACTAAGAACTCGAATTTTAATCAAGCGATTACCAATAGCAAAAACAGAATTGCTCAAAATCAACAATTTCAATTGGTTGAAGACAACGCAAAATGGATTGATAGCCGAAGTGAAGAGAATGTTTATAGTTTGAATATTGACAAATTTAAATTGGCTCAAACTGAAATTGAAGGAAAAGCAAAAAAATATAAACCAATATTGGATTATAAAAATGAATTGAAATTCACTTCTTTGCCTTCTGAACAAGAAATAATGGCTAAAGATGCTGCTTTAAAAGAAAAAAGAGAACGTTGGCATGAAGCTCTATCAAAAGATATTTATGTGGAAGAAGCACTCAATGTATTGGATGATTTACAAGCGAAAGGGATTGTGAAAAAAGCAATTCCAGTTAAATTTAAAAAAGATAAATTAGCTAAATCATAATTAGTTTTTCTTTAAAAGAATAGAATAACAACAAGCTAAACGCTCCATAAATTCAAATCGAATTTATGGAGCGTTTTTATTTAGAACACATTAATTTGTCTAAAATAAAGTGATTTAGGAAATTAAAAAGGCAATGGTAAAGGTGGATTGATGTGTAGCCCTGATAGCAATGGAAAGCATTTGAAGGCTCGTTTATTAGTTTTTATGTTTTTTCAAAGCGACCAAAGGAAGCTCTTGAGAAAATAATAAAAACTTTAACGAGTCAAAAAACTTGAAATGAATAGCAGGATTTAGCTCTAAAGAAAGGAAGTTAGATAGATTCTACCATTCATTTACTTTATTTGCATCCATTTTTAGGAATATAAAAAGGAGTATTGTAAAACCCCAAAGTCCGGAACCTCCATACGAAAAGAAGGGTAGTGGTACTCCAATCGTTGGAAAAATCCCCACTACCATGGCAATGTTTACAAAGAAATGAATAAATAAAATTCCTGCAACACAATAGCCATATACGCGGCTGAATTTTGTTTTTTGCCTTTCGGCCAAATAGATAACACGAAGAAATAAGCCCACAAATAGCGCAATAACGATTAAAGAGCCGATAAATCCCCATTCTTCGCCAACGGTCGTGAAGATATAATCGGTGTGTTGTTCGGGCACGAAACCGCCTTTGGTTTGTGTTCCTTCCAAAAAGCCTTTTCCAATCCAACCACCGGATCCGATGGCTATTTCAGATTGATTGGTATTGTATCCAATCCCTTTCATGTCTACCGTTTTTCCTAATAAAATATTGAAACGGTCTCTGTGATGTTGTTTGAAAACATTTTCAAATACATAATTTACCGATAAAACAAAGCTGGAAATTAAGACGAAAATGATTCCGCTCAAAACAATATTTCGATCTCCTAATCTGGATTTGAAATGAATGATAACCAATGCTAATAAAGCAATTAGAATCACATACTGAGGTTCTAATAATAGCGTCATGACAAATAAAAGAATCGTAATAAAACCCGTCCATACATACCAAGCAGGAAGACCTTCGCGGTATAAAACAATAATGAAAACACTATAAATCAATGCGCTTCCCGGATCGGGTTGAGGTAATATGAGTAATACGGGCAAAAATACAATAGCCAAAGCTTGAATTTGTCTGTTGACGTCTTTAAGATTGATTTGTGTATCACTTAAGTATTTTGCTAAAGCCAATGCGGTTGCTGCTTTTGCAAATTCTGAAGGTTGTAATGTGAAACTTCCAAAACCATACCAACAACGTTGTCCCGCAATAGTCTTTCCGAACACAAAAAGGCCGGCCAAAGATAATAATGATATTCCAAATATGATGGAGGCATATTTTTCATAGAATTTACCATCGACATAAAGTACGATCAAAATTAACGGAATAGTTAATATGATAAATATAAGCTGCTTGTCCGAAGTTCCTTCCATAGAAGAAAGTGAAGAAGAGTAAATGTTTAACCATCCTAATAGTACCAATACACTATAGATAATGACACATGTCCAGTCAAGATTATTCGTTATGCTTTGGTTTTTCATTTGAAAGAATAGCTTATTGTTGTTTTTGTTTTGTTGTGTCTATTTTTACTTTTCGAATAACAGTTTTGCTTTTCAAAATAGAATCTTGTTTTCTCATTTGTGTTTTTACAGTTTCAGAGAGACCACCGAGTTTAGCATACTCGCCTTGTAAACTTTTATTTAAGATTCTGGTTTCTAAATCGGTTCTGGTGATTTTATGTCTTAAGTATTTTTCAATCATTAAACTCGCAATCGGACCTGCAATTGTAGCTCCAAATCCACCATTTTCTACCATGATAGCGATTGCAATCTTGGGATTATCTTTTGGTGCAAAAGCTACAAATATAGAGTGGTCTTCTAGTTGTGTTCTTTTTCCATCAATTTTAGCGAAATTTTCAGCAGTTCCTGTTTTTCCACAAATATCAATTCCTTCGACTTTCAAATAATAAGCAGTTCCTAGATTATAAACATCAAATAGACCACTAATCATGGGTTTGAAATATTTTTTATCAATGGTAGTGACATGCTTTGTTGTGAACTTCTTGTCAATTTTTTCTCCCTCTATTTTTTTTATGATGTGAGGCGTATAATAATATCCTTCATTAGCAACTGTTGCCATCATATTGGCGAGTTGAATAGGTGTCATTAACACTTCTCCTTGCCCAATAGCATTAGATACAATTGTTGTGCTTCTCCAACCACCATTAGGATAAATACGTTTGTATGTTTTTGAATCTGGAACTTTTCCTTTTTTACCTGTTGGTAAGTCATAGCCCATAAATTGGCCCAGACCAAAACTTTTAACGTGATTACTCCAAACATCTACCGCATAAGCAGGTTTGGCGTATTTATTTATGGTTAACATGTATGCGCTTGCAAAATAAGTATTACAGGAATTATAAATTCCATTATGTAATTGATGTGGTCCAAAGCCGTGACATCCCATAAAACGTCCTCTGGCATAGCTAAATCCGTGATGACACATGAAAGTTGTTTGCTCGTTGACAACTCCTTCTTGTAAAGCAACCAGACCTGTTAATATTTTAAAAGGGGAACCAGGAGGATATTCGGCTAACAATCCACGATCATAAAGCGGTTTAGCAATAGAATCGCGATACAATTCAGTATAATTTTTTGATCTTTTTCGTCCTACTAATATCGAAGGGTCGTAAGAAGGAGCGGTAACAAGTGCTAATATTTCACCTGTTTTAGGTTCAATAGCAACTATTCCACCTCTTTTATTAATCATTAATTCCTCACCATATTTTTGAAGTTCGGCATCAATAGTCAGGTTTATATCTTCTCCTTGTACAGCAATTGTATCGTATTTCCCTTCCTTGAAAGAGCCGATTTCTCGGTTGTATTTGTCTTTTTGAATGTATTTAACGCCTTTTATTCCTCGCAAAATTTCTTCGTAGCTTTCTTCAACCCCTTGTTTTCCTATCAAATCACCACTGTTGTAGTATGGATTTTTTGCCACGAGTTTTTCATTAACTTGAGTGATGAAACCAAAAATGTTGGCGCCAAAATCTACTTCATAATCACGAAGCGAACGCTTTTGAAAATAGAAGCCTTCAAATTTTCTGATTTTTTCCTGAAAAGCGGCAAATTCACTTTTATTTAATTGTGGTAAAAAAACAGAAGGCAATCTTGGGCTGTAGATTTTTGCTTTTTCTATTTTTTTAATAAAATCTTCTTTAGTGATGTTTAATAATTGACAAAATTCTAAAGTATCGGTATTCTTTACTTCACGGGGAATTACCATGATGTCATAAGAAGCCTGATTCGCGACTAATAATTTTCCGTTACGATCATATATATATCCTCTTTCTGGATAATCATATTTTATTTTAATGGCATTATTGTCTGATTTTAATTTGAAGGAATCATTAATAACTTGCAAATAAAATATCCGTATCACGAGCAATGATGCTGCGATGATAATTAAGGAAGGCAGCAAGACTTTTCTCATCTTTTGTTTGGCTTAATAAGATATATTATAATGATACAAATAATAATTGTGAAAACTGTACTCAGTACCGTTCTTAGTAAAATGTCCCAGAAAAAGCTAAATTGAAAAGCTTCTAATATGAACAAAACAAGGTGATGTATGACAACGGATAGTAAAATAAACGAAAATCGCTCCGGAGTTAAAACATCGTTTAATTTTACAGTTTGGTACTCATAACTTAGACCGAAGGAGAATTTAAATAAAAAAGGTCTGAAATAAGCTAAAGCTAAACAAGCTGTAGCATGAATTCCTCCTGAATTACTAAACATATCCATGATAAGACCTAACAAAAAACTTGCCAAAAGAAGTCCTGATTTGTTTCCGTTTACAGGATATAAAATGATAAATAACACGTAAGGAAACGGACTTATGAATCCAAAAAAATTCATGTTGTTGAAAACAATAATTTGAGTTGCCAAAAGCAAAACAAACCGAAAAATATTGACTAACAATGCGCTATTCATCTTTTTCTCTCTTTTCTAAATTAATAAGTTCTTCACGATTCTTGCTCTTGATGATATATACATGACCCAGATTAGTCATGTCATTAAATAATTTAACCTCTATTTTATAATAATGAGTTTCTTCGTCTGTATAAATTCTTTCAATAGTTCCAATATTAATATTTTCAGGAAAGATAACAGATTGACCTCCAGTTACAATAGTGTCTCCTTTTCGGATGGTGGCTAATCTAGGAACATCGATTAGTTGTACATAACCGGTACTTTTTCCGTCCCAAGTTAAAGAACCAAAATGGTCTGATTTCTTAATCTTAGCGTTAATAAGGGATTTTTTATTTAAAATACTGATAACAGTAGCATAATGAGCCGAAGTATTGTCAACAATCCCTACAATTCCTAAACTATTAATCACTCCCATGTCAGGTTTTACGCCTTGTAGTTCTCCCGAATTTAAGGTTAAATAATTTTCATAAACATTATAAGAATTGTGTATCACTTTTGAAACAATAATGTCTGAAGGTTTTACTCCTTTTAAACTGTCTAATTTTTTTATTTGAGTAGTATCTTTTTTATTAAACAGAAGGCTTTTTAAATTTGCATTTTCTAAAGCAAGCGCATCATTTTGTGTTCTTAAATTTAAATATTCATTGATGTTATTTGCTTTTTCATAAACACCACCGCTCAAAAAATTAGCAGAACTAATTATTTTACTTCTGTGAAAAGAGTGGGATTGAATAGTAAGGGCTAACGAAATGCCTAAAAGCAGCAAAAACAGTAAACGATTACTGTTTTTAAAAATAAAATTAAATATTTGCTGCATTTCTTAAATGTATAATGTAAATGATTGTTGTTTTTATTTAGAATCTAATTGTTGTATTGGGCCTTAAATCTAATGCCAAACGAACTTAGAAAAACGCATTACTTAATCAAAATACTTTTAAATTTCACAATGTTTTTAAGTGCCATTCCGGTTCCTCTAACTACTGCTCTTAATGGATCTTCGGCAATGTAAACAGGTAAATCTGTTTTTTGTGAAATTCTTTTATCAAGTCCTCTTAACATTGATCCTCCACCTGCAAGATAAATTCCTGTATTGTAGATATCCGCTGCTAACTCCGGAGGTGTTTGAGATAAAGTTTCCATTACAGCATCTTCAATTCTTTGAATAGATTTGTCTAATGCTTTTGCAATTTCTCTGTATGAAACTTCAACTTGTTTTGGTTTTCCTGTCAATAAATCTCTACCTTGGACTGACATGTCTTCTGGAGGGGTTTCTAAATCTTCGATAGCAGCTCCAATTTGTATTTTTATTTTCTCAGCAGTACTTTCTCCAACAAAAAGGTTGTGTTGGGTACGCATGTAATATACAATGTCATTTGTAAATACGTCACCGGCAATTTTTACCGATTTGTCACATACAATTCCGCCTAATGCAATTACAGCAATTTCAGTTGTTCCACCACCAATATCTACAATCATGTTTCCTTTAGGTTGCATGATGTCAATACCAATACCAATAGCCGCAGCCATAGGTTCGTGTATCAAATAAACTTCTTTACCGTTTACTCTTTCACAAGACTCTTTTACAGCTCTCATTTCCACTTCGGTAATACCGGAAGGGATACAAACAACCATTCGTAATGCGGGAGTAAACATTCTTTTTTTCAATGCAGGTATGCTTTTTATAAACATACTTATCATTTTTTCGGAAGCATCAAAATCTGCAATTACACCATCTTTCAAAGGTCTTATCGTCTTAATGTTTTCATGTGTTTTACCCTGCATCATGTTGGCTTCTTTACCAACAGCAATGATTTTTCCCGAAACTCTGTCTCGGGCAACTATAGATGGGCTGTCAATTACAACTTTATCATTATGAATGATTAAAGTGTTAGCGGTACCAAGGTCTATCGCAATATCCTCGGTCATGAAATCAAAAAATCCCATAAGTCTTTTAAGGGTTTAAAAAGTTATAAATAAGTAAAGCACAAAGTTAAACAAATTAATGTTTAAAATGACGCGTTCCAGTAAATACCATTGCAAGTTTATTTTCGTTACAATAATCAATGCTTAATTGGTCTTTAATAGAACCTCCAGGCTGAATTACAGCTGTTATTCCTGCATTTTTTGCAATCTCAACACAGTCAGGGAAAGGGAAGAAGGCATCACTTGCCATTGAAGCACCATGTAAGTCAAAACCAAAAGTTTTTGCTTTTTCAATCGCTTGCAACAGAGCATCAACACGAGAAGTTTGTCCTGTTCCAGATGAAATTAAGGTTCCGTTTTTTGCAAAAACAATCGTATTCGATTTGGTGTTTTTACAAACTTTCGAAGCAAAAATCAAATCTTCAATTTCTTGTTCAGTAGGAGCTGTTATAGTAACGGTCTTTAAGTCTGCTTTATTGTCGGTGATATTGTTTCTTTCCTGAACTAAAATTCCGTTTAGGCAGGTACGAACTTGTTTTTGTGGTAAGGCTACTTCATTTTGAATTAAAATAATTCTGTTTTTCTTTTCTTCCAAAATGGCAATAGCTTCAGCATCATAAGATGGCGCGATAACTACTTCGCAGAATAATTTATTTATTTCGGTTGCTGTTGCAACATCAATTTTTGTATTTGCAATCAAAACACCACCAAAAGCTGAAGTTGGGTCACAAGCCAAAGCAGCTAAATAGGCTTCGCTAATCGTATTTCTGCTGGCTAATCCACAAGCATTGTTGTGTTTCAAAATAGCGAAAGTTGGACCGTCGTTTTTGAATTCATTAATTAAATTCACGGCAGCATCTACATCAAGTAAGTTGTTATATGATAATTCTTTTCCGTGTACTTTATTAAACATAGCTTCAAAGTCACCAAAGAAAAATCCTTTTTGATGCGGGTTTTCTCCATATCGTAAGATTTGACCATTAGCAATACTTTGTTTATAAATAGTTTCGTCTGTGTTGAAATAATTAAAGATAGCGCTGTCGTAATGAGAAGAAACATGAAAAGCTTTTGTAGCTAATAATTTTCTGTCTGCAAGAGTTGTCGCTCCGTTTTGATTGGTAATTAAGTCCAAAAGTAAACTGTATTCATCAACTGAGGCTACAATTACGGTGTCTTTAAAGTTTTTTGCGGCAGCACGAATTAAGGAAATACCACCAATATCTATTTTTTCAATAATAGCTGACTCACTTGCTCCTGAAGCAACTGTTTTTTCGAATGGGTATAAATCAACAATTACTAAATCAATCTGTGGAATGTTGTATTCCTGCATTTGTTGCACATCACTTTCGTTGTCTTGACGGTTTAATATT
This region of Flavobacterium lacustre genomic DNA includes:
- the rodA gene encoding rod shape-determining protein RodA is translated as MKNQSITNNLDWTCVIIYSVLVLLGWLNIYSSSLSSMEGTSDKQLIFIILTIPLILIVLYVDGKFYEKYASIIFGISLLSLAGLFVFGKTIAGQRCWYGFGSFTLQPSEFAKAATALALAKYLSDTQINLKDVNRQIQALAIVFLPVLLILPQPDPGSALIYSVFIIVLYREGLPAWYVWTGFITILLFVMTLLLEPQYVILIALLALVIIHFKSRLGDRNIVLSGIIFVLISSFVLSVNYVFENVFKQHHRDRFNILLGKTVDMKGIGYNTNQSEIAIGSGGWIGKGFLEGTQTKGGFVPEQHTDYIFTTVGEEWGFIGSLIVIALFVGLFLRVIYLAERQKTKFSRVYGYCVAGILFIHFFVNIAMVVGIFPTIGVPLPFFSYGGSGLWGFTILLFIFLKMDANKVNEW
- the mrdA gene encoding penicillin-binding protein 2, whose amino-acid sequence is MRKVLLPSLIIIAASLLVIRIFYLQVINDSFKLKSDNNAIKIKYDYPERGYIYDRNGKLLVANQASYDIMVIPREVKNTDTLEFCQLLNITKEDFIKKIEKAKIYSPRLPSVFLPQLNKSEFAAFQEKIRKFEGFYFQKRSLRDYEVDFGANIFGFITQVNEKLVAKNPYYNSGDLIGKQGVEESYEEILRGIKGVKYIQKDKYNREIGSFKEGKYDTIAVQGEDINLTIDAELQKYGEELMINKRGGIVAIEPKTGEILALVTAPSYDPSILVGRKRSKNYTELYRDSIAKPLYDRGLLAEYPPGSPFKILTGLVALQEGVVNEQTTFMCHHGFSYARGRFMGCHGFGPHQLHNGIYNSCNTYFASAYMLTINKYAKPAYAVDVWSNHVKSFGLGQFMGYDLPTGKKGKVPDSKTYKRIYPNGGWRSTTIVSNAIGQGEVLMTPIQLANMMATVANEGYYYTPHIIKKIEGEKIDKKFTTKHVTTIDKKYFKPMISGLFDVYNLGTAYYLKVEGIDICGKTGTAENFAKIDGKRTQLEDHSIFVAFAPKDNPKIAIAIMVENGGFGATIAGPIASLMIEKYLRHKITRTDLETRILNKSLQGEYAKLGGLSETVKTQMRKQDSILKSKTVIRKVKIDTTKQKQQ
- a CDS encoding rod shape-determining protein MreD, giving the protein MNSALLVNIFRFVLLLATQIIVFNNMNFFGFISPFPYVLFIILYPVNGNKSGLLLASFLLGLIMDMFSNSGGIHATACLALAYFRPFLFKFSFGLSYEYQTVKLNDVLTPERFSFILLSVVIHHLVLFILEAFQFSFFWDILLRTVLSTVFTIIICIIIIYLIKPNKR
- the mreC gene encoding rod shape-determining protein MreC, with protein sequence MQQIFNFIFKNSNRLLFLLLLGISLALTIQSHSFHRSKIISSANFLSGGVYEKANNINEYLNLRTQNDALALENANLKSLLFNKKDTTQIKKLDSLKGVKPSDIIVSKVIHNSYNVYENYLTLNSGELQGVKPDMGVINSLGIVGIVDNTSAHYATVISILNKKSLINAKIKKSDHFGSLTWDGKSTGYVQLIDVPRLATIRKGDTIVTGGQSVIFPENINIGTIERIYTDEETHYYKIEVKLFNDMTNLGHVYIIKSKNREELINLEKREKDE
- a CDS encoding rod shape-determining protein, whose product is MGFFDFMTEDIAIDLGTANTLIIHNDKVVIDSPSIVARDRVSGKIIAVGKEANMMQGKTHENIKTIRPLKDGVIADFDASEKMISMFIKSIPALKKRMFTPALRMVVCIPSGITEVEMRAVKESCERVNGKEVYLIHEPMAAAIGIGIDIMQPKGNMIVDIGGGTTEIAVIALGGIVCDKSVKIAGDVFTNDIVYYMRTQHNLFVGESTAEKIKIQIGAAIEDLETPPEDMSVQGRDLLTGKPKQVEVSYREIAKALDKSIQRIEDAVMETLSQTPPELAADIYNTGIYLAGGGSMLRGLDKRISQKTDLPVYIAEDPLRAVVRGTGMALKNIVKFKSILIK